The sequence below is a genomic window from Mercenaria mercenaria strain notata chromosome 14, MADL_Memer_1, whole genome shotgun sequence.
ataaaataggacacttttcatgctaatattcgcttgttttcgagttgttttacttgaaaacgaaagtagggtttttattctgcggaccgctttctgaaatgcgccaatatgagggtacctgacttcagttgacttgcattccactgcatactattcaacacccctttttcttttcgttttcttgaaggaaatgttgtttctctgttcttccatttgtctgtttgtctagtttcggccaaatttatgtcccgatactttttgaaagtgcctgcggcacctcgaaggggctgcggcatcgtcggtatgcctgcggcactttcccaaaagtggcataacgttcaaattcggaattttctggacacattttatgttttagcaaatcacatgtcatttataaatacaatttgcGACGGCggagacgacatcgtttgggtcagcgaaaagaaatgagtctaaacagtcactgatgtgaaaaaatcacgtttcattcccaacttatttgtccttacgtttctaggaaattgttcatttgccacaaattttagcatggatatgtagataagatacatctacaccccgctacattccccaatttttgaaaaaatactccatgcagtaacaaaatgacaaaaatgacaaaaatcactcaccgatctcattaaacattgacgaagtacctgcggtacaggaagcgaagtgccttcaatcctcgtcggcacagtcagtaccgcaggcactgtttagtacccgtgggGATGCGATATAATATGTCGCAAAACTTTTACATACATACAATTATCTTACAATGTAATAATATGATATCATAAACTGTACATTCAGGGTTTAACAACACATGCATGTTAATAAGAATGTTCGCTGACATTTATATCAAATGTGActgtaattatacatgatttactTAACATTGCATAGCGTTTTATGAGACTCTAAAAACTTAGATATTAAAATAATTGCTGCATTTAACGTATGTCAAAGTTGTATACGCTATTGTCTTTGTAAGAGTTCTTATGCTTTATATAAAGATTTCATCATCTTTTACCGATTTCATCATTCTGTACTTTTGTATTGACTGACCTGACAGATCGGTCATACGAAGTTCATTTGTTCAAGTCATTGATAAAACCACATGATAATCGATTATATAAAGATTATTGACCTGTGAAGAGCAggctatatataaaatatatactattTATATGGTGTCTGTGGGAAGATTTACCTTTACCCTTCTTGCTATTTAATATCAACATGACTGTGAACCCTTTTTTATATTTGAAcgttcaaaatgtataataaacacACTTTTTCACCACAAGATATATCTATCTTTGATATGAAAAGAAACGAACTTGAGAATAACCGAGCCCATTCATGTGCTTTAACGCAGAATAATTACGTTaaaagcccccccccccacccccttccaACCCCCACAAACCCACATAGCTGGTAGAGCACCTTTATACTGTTTGATATCTTCCTTTTTCGACGATTTAGAAATACCTATAAGTTTAACAAAGAAACGAACCAAAGGAACAAAGAAAAGAGCTGATTAGAGGTTATATTTCTGTTTACGCCCTTGATACCTGGCACCAAGAAGTAGGAAGAATTAAACATGACTGCAAAACATATGTTTTTCTGGTATTTAGCCAAATGCAATTAATATCTACCCACGAAAAGGCTCGTTCACACGATTTCATACTAGCAAAACGCGTACCTGTTATTACTGTATAACCTCTTACGTTTCATCATAACTGcttttttttcccttcttttcATATCCTGTTGTTTACTGGTGTATCCTGCTGTTTACTTTTTGGTGTACTGTGTGCGTGTGTTTTTATCTCAAAATCCATTCTACATGTTTtcataaatatgaatataaaaatcatttcaatcaacaaattaaataaatatctgtCCTGTCCTGTCTTGTCATGTcctgttctgttttgttcataattaaaaatcaagttttatgtAAGGCTGGTGTTAACTGTAAATGATGtgtaaaaactttttaaagttataagtgaacatttttaaatattcatcCACCATCGTAGAAAGTAAATAAACATGTACACTGAATAAAGGAACAATTGTAGAAAAACGGGTATTCTTCTAGCTGTTACGTGTAAACGGGGTCTGAACATATCAGCTGATCGTATAAATATATTTGTACTTGATGATTCACGAATGACgcaagaaatataaaaattattctaaaatgtcAAATCTAGACAATAACCCATGCGCGTCATGGCATATTGTTGATTATTTACTATGATAACCAAGCTATTTAACCTGTTTTCAAGACAATGGCATTCAAGATGTAAACACCttgcattttatgcttcaaaATTCACGGCAAAATAGGTTCATGTAAATAGGGCGCAAATCTCGAACATGTTTACCTCCTTTTTTTATAATTCTTCTAGAAAATAACACCTGATGCAAATATCCTTGCTCCGTTTATTATTAGAATAGTCACTGACGTATTGTACACTGTAATGAGaagggtaaataaatattcagaATCTGTATTTATATAAAAGCCAAGCACTCTGCCTCCAGTCTGATCTGCAAAAAGGCACTGAATCCAGCTAGGCGGTTGGTTGGACAACCATATTTACCACGACTATCTATTGCAGGTCCGTCTTTGAAGATTGTAGCGACAATGTCCGAGGATGCCGATCATATCGACACTTCCGAGTGTACAAGACGGAACATCCGGATCCTGACCTTACCAAAGGTTACCATAGATACAGTGACCCACATGGCCATAGCACTTCTGAGGATCATCACAACTGAGTGGACTTCTGGTAAGTTTGATCTTTTCTGGGAAAAGGTCCCAGAGAGTCTATTTATTGAAATGCCTGCATGATTACTAAAAAGAATgggcatttaaaataaaatgtattctttAATACACGAGCATCGAAAAATATACGAACTATCTCTCAAGAATAGACCCCGGCTAGGGTTAATTTTTTAATTGGAACGATTGTCGAAATGCAGGGACTAGCACGTGTAGTCATATTTCAGCTAATAGTGATAACAATGTGTCTGTGGGTTTGATCGCCGACAATCATTCGTAAAGGGCTGCTGGAAACTTGCATGGATTACCACAAGTAAAGATGACCTTAGTAAAACAACAGGTGTCTTATGCTTATATGACAGCAGATCAAAGTAGGGACTACTGGAACAGTTAAAAAGCAGCTTGTTAGACAAGTGAAAGTAAGTGCTATTTTAGTTATATGTTTGTTATTTCCAGGTTCTTCGAGTAATTTGAACCTTATTGTACAGTCGAAGGATGTGATTCAGGCTACAAAGGATGACCCTGCCTACCGCCTGGAGCTTAGTAACCGGACAGTTGGTTTTATTGGTATGGGGCCACTCGGATTATCAGTCGGGAAGACGCTCAGAGATCTAGACGTGACATCTATAATTTACCATGATTTAGAGCTAGTTGGCATGGCAACAGACATTGGCGCGAATTTTGTAGAGAAAGACAAATTGTTAGCAAGCAGTGATATCATCTTTGTGTGTTCAAATCTCGAATCGTCTGGCAAGAAATACTGCTTGTTCAATAAAGATGCTTTCAAGAAAATGAAGTCGTCTGCAATTTTAATTGACGTTACCAAGGGCTTGCTCGCCAACTTCACAGATTTGTACAACGCGTTACGTGACGGGGAAATTGAAGCGGTTGGATTGGACGTTAGAGAATATGACGTCATACCCAATCGACACCCGCTCACAAGTCTAGAGAACTGTTATTTCTTGCCATACAGAGAATGCTATAAATGGGACGGGCGGCGTAAATGCTCAGCTGAGCTAGCCACTTGTATTCTGTCTACCCTTCAAGAACTTGAATTCACCCAAAAGAAGCAGCCAGCCGTTAAATGTGCCAAGATGGAACCCCTCGTTCCGAAAATGAACATTCCGTTACATGTCTGAATGTTTTAGTACGAAGTCTTGCTTCGAACTGGTTGTATGTCTTCATGATAAATGGCATTTTTTATCATAGTTGCAACATGTGGCATAACTGACAAAAATGGTACAACATTCGTTCAACAACGGTACTGGACTAAATGGTGTCAGCACCTCACTATACGCATTGGGTTTTGGCCCAATATATTACTAGCgaacatattttaattatatgtatttaattaagacGCATGGCATTTAGTATTTGCACATATTTGACCAAGTTTTCGGCGACAAAGGACATCTTGTTAATAAGGTATGCAAATAAGACACTCGCaaacttgtgtcaccatttcAGTTAAATACATCATCGTTACAATATAATCGTCTGTCATAAATAGTTGTCAAGCTTGCAAAACGTTTTGTACATTTTGCTTATTCATCACAAAACTAACTTTGTTTTACCAGCCGAGTATGATATATGAtctatgttgtttttattttactttgaaaagAATGTATGGCTTTACGTAATTATGCCAGAtgtagaaaatataatatttgttggaaaatatttttctatatcaatCAGATGTCTTGTATAGAAAGAATTATCATTTCCCTTAATACTGATCTCATTTTGTGACTGTGTTAATGTGTTAACTTCTTCAATTTATACGACACgtgtatataattattaataattattgtatatgaaattgtgtgtataTAGATTTGTCCGATCATAGAATTTAGTGTTAAGAGGGCAAAATGATGTATATCATTgttatttgttatgttttatcatgttttaaatataatatgaacattaaaaaaatgtacgGTATACATGTACACAGAGGTACAGTCGTTACCTCAGTATGTAACATTCATGCAGTTGAACTGTGAAAACACTcagttgtacatgtataaatgcaCAAGAATGTTACAAAATCATACTAGTATAAACGGTACATTAAAATGCAGTTAAATCTTTTCGCCAGTTGAAGTTTATTTCCTCCAATGATCAAACCCGAAATAAATGTTGTGTGACGCATGTGCGTTCAGGTATTCATATAATATCTCGTCAATTCATTTTCGGTACATTTTAGAAGTTTTTTATTCATATGGAAaatttctgtttgaaaaaaaaaaggaaatattgttGAAAGCCGGCTTCTTTGATCAGTGAAGTGTCCATTTCCAACACTGAGCAccattttgaaacaatatttctCTCATATGATTTCAGTGCAGATGTTGGGATCAAGAAATTGGGAAAGGGAAATTAGGATAGAGAAGTTTGGATATGGAAATTGAGAAAGAGAAATTGAGATAGGGAAATCGGAGTAGAGAAAATAAGATATGGAAATAGGGACAGGTAAATTCCTCCCGTTCAGCTTACTGAGCTTCCAGTATCCGGACAAAAGCCCCCTGTCTAAAAATGATCATATGGACAAAAGCCCCTTGTGTTTTTTCAAGGTGAACAAAAATGATCAGGGGGCTTTTGTCCACCTTGAAAAAAACATCAGGGGGCTTTTGTCCACATGATCATTTTTAGACCAAAGGGCTTTTGTCCAGGGGTCTTTTGTCCTACATCCATGGCGGACTAAACGTGAATAGCCATCAACATAGAATTTCCCAGAGGATACCAGACAGTTATTTTATAGGTAATGCTATGAAAGAGCCATCACAGTGAAAAAACCTGTCTTTAGTGTTTCCATTATGAGACTTTTACATGATCTACATGATAAATGAGAAATGCGAGTATGTAGTTACAAATTcacagtttagtttatactaatttaattTAGTTCGACCACGATGTAAGTTCTACAACTTAATTAATCACTCATCGCCAATAGGGTATGGGtaaagagaagccagtttccctctTAATACTTAGCTgcaagttgtttgtttgttttgggtttaacgccgtttttcaacagtatttcagtcatgtaacggcgggcagttaacataaccagtgttcctggattctttaccagtacaaacctgttctccgcaagtaactgccaccttccccacttcagacacaatgtcgtttatcatatagtcacggagaacatacgccccgcccgaggatcgaactcacgaccccgcgatccgtagaacGACGCTCTACCTACAGAGCTAAGCGGACGGATAACTAAGCTGCAAGTAAGCGAGCTACCGGTAGGCCTTCCATTTTCACGTCTTCAGCACGACGCGgtcgatttgtttgttttggggtttaacgccgttttttcagcagtatttcagtatgtaacgacgggcagttaacctgaacagagttcctggattctgtaacagcaCAAACCTtttcccgcaagtaactgcaaacttccccataTAAATCAGAGATGgacgaacgatttcagacacaatgtgacactagagatagaccctaaaattttcaatgatagttattcattaaataaagtctagaaatttatttccaagtccttgaaataaccaaaaatgtgaagtttatgacagttttgttaatatcaataacagaagttttaatttttaatttaaaggtgtGATCCAcgaagaatgacaactcttgccttgggctagtacttataagcagagatatctattagtttacttcccttgcaattacaaaactgagtggaaaatgaaaactgtttttgaCACAATATCAtccttttttgcacaacaaaaacgtttacgatttattcatttgtgtttgatttacccctcaaaacatggttcctatgattctgtcaacttacatatggtaaaagattaacttttaacaagtggacgcagtggtcgagagggctaagacgctttcctacggaggtgaaggcccctggttcgggctactcccattgcggtgtgtccttgggcaaggcactttatcacgattgcctcagttgacccagctgtaaatgggtaccagcaagttgctgggggtaaggtataattggttttaactgttcttaaaaagagggtcgctcaaaagctctactgagcttatgttaattgtttcacaaagcgacggtaaataaaatttacctttacctttacctttacctaacaagccaataataaaatgaaataccagtaagtaattaatagtgcagataatacagttttgcttgtatcaaaatgtcacaatagaagcactttttgtaatacagaacatctggtaagattagtaaaggtgcaattatattcatctctatttcctatgcccacattcaatgtcttttatcaaaccgaCACGGAGAATGAtgcgcctcgcccgaggatcgaactcgcggccccgCGATTCGtacatctgcgctctccctattgagcggctgagaggatcaaactcacgaccccgcgttccgtagatctgcgctctccttattgagctaagtgggcggctgagaggatcgaactcacgaccccgcgttccgtagatctgcgctctccctattgagctaagcgggcggctgAGAGGATCGGACTCACGACCCCGcgttccgtagatctgcgctctccctattgagctaagcgggcggctgagaggatcgaactcacgaccccgcgttccgtagatctgcgctctccttattgagctaagtgggcggctgagaggatcgaactcacgaccccgcgttccgtagatctgcgctctccctattgagctaagcgggcggctgAGAGGATCGAACTCGGATGTTATACCATTAGGCTATCGAGGCAGTACACAAATTTACAGCACATGGCATATATTTGACCAAGACAGTGTGTTTaatttctgtgaatattttattgaattaaagtaatagtatgcacagtacttgtttagaccacactttgtttctgtTGCTGTGTAAGATAGTTCTTTATCTACGTGGAAAAAGATTCATCGAATAAGATGTGAAATCACATTAATTCTaaaagggcctaaattgtccacctgtcatcttgatGTGAAGTGAATTAACTGTTTTATCAGAAAAATTTTCATAGAGTTTATATAGGGgtggaaagtaggtcactaggttgtggtgggtcttaaACCGTACTGTTCTGAATGAGTGGAGAATTGACATCAGAGCTCGTTGTTGCTCAACCTTTGATTCGTAAAGAGAAGTTGaaagtaacttgcggagaacatgctAATGTTGGTAAGTAATCCTGACACACTTCACTTTATCTTGCCGCATTATAATCATGAAATGATGTTGAGAAACCTACAACAATGCCCATTCAGATAATTAAAAGCGGTGAAAGCGTGTCATGGCTCGGGTAGACCGGTGAACAGTCCTATTCGATTTATGTAATAGTTCGCCGACTTCAgttatataaaatcatcaaaatctTTCCCGACGGAGAAGCAACCGAGACGTGGGACAAAGTGAGGAATTCTAATCGGCGGTATTAATGCCACAACTTTGAGAAAAGAGATATATATTCTTTATGAAATATGATATCtgagaaaaagttgttaaacTACAAAAAGGGCTAGGTAGGCGGCCGTGCGGCGACATTCGGCGGATGCGGGGTGACATTTGGACGGGGGTTATAACAAAGGAATTGTTTCTGCTACCTTCTGCAGAATGTTGGGTTTGATACGATCTGCGTATTTCAACATGTAGCTCAATAAATCTCTAGGGTCTAGGCTTCCTAGCTGACAGGGACAAAGttataatttatgatattcaTTCCATATTTAGGGGATAACTTTCAATGTTTTGTAACTGGTATTAAAggggttgttttttgtttgttttttatttttgtctttctttttttcttttttgctttttctagATTCTTTCTGGCTTTTACTGACGTTACGAAGTCGCAAAAATCTCAGAGAAAGAGAACTTATCATTTTGATACAATTGCTGTatatattcattaaaacattactttaacGTACTAGATTTGTGTTTTGTCTATCTACAATTTTCTTACATAAGTTAAAGTGATTATATGCATCCTCTCGGCACCAGATGACACTAAATTGCCATTTATGACAACTGTAGAAAAATATCTGAGTTTATATATATGAAGGCATTCCTACAGCATGGCTTTCTCTTTAAGGAAGGGAGGCCATCATAGTATATTTAGCAAATCTTTTATGTAAGAGTTACATCCCCTCATGAtagttggtattttttttttactgtaaatatgTTACCTTGCTGGAGATGTATATGTATTCTATCATCATTGTACAGTGTTTATGGTCAAATCAGATGTTAATctcatgttttaaaacaattcatTTCAAAGGAAACATTAATACGTGAGATATGGTAATGACCCTGACCTTGACTGTCATTGAGGAACGTTATTATCGATTCTCGAGCATTTGAATAACTATTTGCCGTCTGGTGTAGTGAAATAAACTTCTATCTGCCAGGAAAAGGAAATATGGCTAAACCTAAAGTTTTTGTAACTCGTAGAGTTCCACAGGAAGGAATTGACATTTTAGGTGAAACGTGCGACGTTGACGTCTGGAATAGTGATGACGTCGTTCCGCGTGAGACGTTCTTAGAACGAGTGAAAGGCGTTAGCGGCTTGTTTTGTACCATCAACGACGAAATAGACACAGAAGTTCTTGACGCTGCGGGTAAGATGGCTGATTAtgtttaattatttcattataaaacttacatacatctttaatttttgaaaattaaaaaaaaaatgaaagttaatACGTTTAAATAATGGTGCAGTCATGTTAGTTTCATGACATTAAATTTTCAGCAGAAGTTACACTTTAAAATACAGTACATGCAGGAAGTTTATCAACGTAAGACACTGTAAAATGCACTCAGTTATATCGATTTATGCACTGTTCTTGACGTTAGCTTAATTGTATGCCTATTTCAAATAACGAAATCTTGTGTTAAACCTTCTCGAGTGTTAAGGAGAAACGCAACTCTCAGCCTACCTGTTGCTACTCAGTTCCGCGGGATTCGAGCCAACGAACTCCGGATTCGGACGCAGGTATACACCAAAATCTGGTACAAGTATATTACTTTAGGAGAAACATGTGttaatttgtttttgtgttgGCTAAAATTCCGTAGATTATTGATAATCAGAAATCAGTGCACTGAGAAAATTGTGTAATTGGTCTACTCACAGTTACGATTAGGCCTAGATCTTATAATGTTTTCTGGATATAAGACACTTCAGTGTTGCAAACGGTGATTACATTTTGACATCTAGCGGAAGCAAGTTAATGCATACTTAACGTTAGattagataatattttttttctgtattttttttcttaacatagATGGGTCATTTAAGAATAATTAGTAATTTAAAATGTTCCTGTAAAATGTCAAAGAATTTCTATTGTAAAATGTgctgtttttttccattttgataactgtttttttatcatatatatcaaAACAGAAACCGACATCACTTTACATTGGACATGCAATTTTTGGActgtttataattttaacatattattCTTACAGGCATGTGTAAGATAGTCTCAAtcgaaaatcaattaaaatactGCCCCATCTGAAATGAAAAAGTGATCGATAAGAATGTAGTGCCTATTTGTTAAATAAGTCGTCGGTATTTTATCCATATGTATGTGACTAACGCTTTTCTATGTCTGTGGTTgaatattccatattcactcaaaacaatcAAATGCCCTCTATTTATCAAGAAGAAATATTGGTTCACCATTTAGCGTGATGACTCACAACGCACACGGGTAGAGTTTTATGTTGTCACTTCCTTATTCAAGACAAACTCTGATTATTTTGCTGTAGGTCCGAGTCTGAAGGTGGTTGGAACAATGTCGGTTGGTAATGATCACATTAACATACCGGAATGTAAACAGCGACGTATTTGTGTCGCGACCACACCGGATGTCGCCTCCGACAGCGCCGCTGAGCTCAGTGTGGCATTGTTACTGATTACAACACGAAGGTTAGCTGAAGGTTAGTGATGTAGTGGATTTTATAAGTTGTATTTGaactgtataaaaaataaactaaattagCATCAAGGGCGTGATGAATCTCCAAATATTGACCGGATGCGCCTATATAACTAAAACAGAAGTATTTCACTGTGACTCTAGTGAGAGTTCATATAtgcgcgaaaaaaaaaaacaagttaaaaccAATTTAAGGTCATCTGTCTATagttaaatggtttaaaagtcTCATTGTCGAACAACAACAGCAGCTGAGACTAAGTAATGAATCGATAAAATCCACTGTTCCCGTCCTGGCAAAATGCCGTGTATGAAACTTGGAGATTTTCAAGAT
It includes:
- the LOC123526208 gene encoding glyoxylate reductase/hydroxypyruvate reductase-like — its product is MTTLTQTTKSCRPKVYITRQIPQKGLDMLLGRCNVSFWDSADPARKAELLVNVPGCSVLVCMPTDKIDRDILNAAGPSLKIVATMSEDADHIDTSECTRRNIRILTLPKVTIDTVTHMAIALLRIITTEWTSGSSSNLNLIVQSKDVIQATKDDPAYRLELSNRTVGFIGMGPLGLSVGKTLRDLDVTSIIYHDLELVGMATDIGANFVEKDKLLASSDIIFVCSNLESSGKKYCLFNKDAFKKMKSSAILIDVTKGLLANFTDLYNALRDGEIEAVGLDVREYDVIPNRHPLTSLENCYFLPYRECYKWDGRRKCSAELATCILSTLQELEFTQKKQPAVKCAKMEPLVPKMNIPLHV